The following proteins are encoded in a genomic region of Lactiplantibacillus plantarum:
- a CDS encoding PadR family transcriptional regulator has protein sequence MAQKNKLQFIILGLLNQQPLTGYDLTKAFDDEIGEFWQAQHSQIYPQLKRLEEQGYVTHEITVSGEKLEKKLYHITATGRQLLHEWISVGTPDLTATKDEFILKLYFIQTDRDPRLLAMLQEQLTLHTAKLAHLQQRLATVFPQAKAAKQHYGHYLILQHAIGREDYYVNWLKQTLKALPE, from the coding sequence ATGGCGCAAAAAAACAAGTTACAATTTATTATTCTAGGGTTATTAAACCAGCAACCATTAACGGGCTATGATCTAACTAAAGCCTTTGATGACGAGATCGGTGAATTCTGGCAAGCTCAACATAGTCAAATTTATCCGCAATTGAAGCGACTAGAAGAACAAGGTTACGTCACGCATGAAATTACGGTCAGTGGCGAAAAACTTGAAAAGAAACTCTACCACATCACCGCAACTGGTCGGCAGCTGTTACATGAGTGGATCAGTGTCGGTACACCAGACTTAACCGCTACGAAAGATGAATTTATTTTAAAACTATACTTTATTCAAACGGATCGTGATCCACGCCTACTAGCGATGTTACAGGAACAGCTCACCCTGCACACAGCTAAGTTAGCACACTTACAACAGCGATTGGCGACCGTTTTCCCGCAAGCTAAAGCTGCTAAGCAACATTATGGTCACTATTTGATCTTACAACATGCGATCGGACGAGAAGACTACTATGTGAATTGGTTGAAGCAGACGTTGAAAGCCTTACCGGAGTAA
- a CDS encoding 2-keto-4-pentenoate hydratase, translating into MTTTTTETETQVAQQLFTAYQTQHALTMADLTSSVADEDAAYRVQAALTALKQQPVGGYKVSLTSAETQKMFDAHTPLYGAQVADHFLAAPTTVRRGQLMDPLVEVELVFKAKEALSTTDSLTDLWQKTTVAPGLELPDSRFADWFPDLPKNLVVADAAVGGLVVYGTERETAELFASADAVATPKCTLVHDGETVKTGQASEVLGNPLESLKWLVGKLAEQGKTLTAGQRVSSGTFVLPPHLTAGHWQADFDAGLGQVALDVTEA; encoded by the coding sequence ATGACAACTACCACCACAGAAACAGAAACTCAAGTTGCACAACAGCTATTTACGGCCTATCAGACACAGCATGCGTTAACAATGGCTGATCTTACAAGTAGTGTCGCTGACGAAGACGCTGCGTATCGAGTTCAAGCCGCATTAACGGCCTTAAAACAGCAGCCGGTTGGTGGATACAAGGTCTCGTTGACGAGTGCAGAAACTCAAAAGATGTTTGATGCTCATACGCCGCTGTACGGTGCCCAGGTTGCAGATCACTTTTTGGCGGCACCAACCACGGTTCGACGCGGGCAACTAATGGACCCACTCGTCGAAGTTGAGTTGGTCTTTAAGGCTAAAGAAGCCCTGTCAACCACCGATTCATTGACCGATTTATGGCAAAAAACGACTGTCGCGCCGGGACTTGAATTGCCAGATTCACGTTTTGCTGACTGGTTTCCCGATTTGCCTAAAAATTTGGTGGTCGCGGATGCCGCAGTCGGTGGGCTAGTGGTATATGGAACTGAACGGGAGACTGCCGAGTTATTCGCTTCAGCTGATGCAGTGGCAACGCCAAAGTGTACGCTAGTCCATGATGGGGAGACGGTTAAAACTGGTCAAGCGAGTGAAGTGTTGGGTAACCCGCTTGAGTCATTGAAGTGGTTAGTCGGCAAGCTTGCAGAGCAAGGTAAGACATTAACGGCTGGTCAACGAGTTTCGTCGGGGACGTTTGTCCTACCACCACATTTGACCGCGGGGCACTGGCAAGCCGACTTCGATGCCGGGCTGGGACAGGTCGCACTGGATGTAACGGAAGCCTAA
- a CDS encoding GNAT family N-acetyltransferase gives MTKRIEIKPATAADQAALAEIYLVDRQQDFPWVTDPQLQDFNEDSRGEFVLVAWIDGQRAGFCSLYRLANFIHLLFVAPDFRHLKVGERLLTEMRQYATEPLTLKCVMANENALRFYAQVGFRIVKADADALPPNYTLRDTHTEQYVALVDVMANERKLN, from the coding sequence ATGACCAAACGAATTGAGATAAAACCGGCAACAGCTGCGGATCAAGCAGCGCTGGCTGAAATATATTTAGTGGACCGTCAGCAAGATTTTCCATGGGTCACTGATCCACAACTGCAAGATTTTAACGAAGACAGCCGTGGTGAATTCGTGCTGGTCGCGTGGATTGATGGTCAGCGGGCTGGCTTTTGTTCGTTGTACCGGCTGGCCAACTTCATTCATCTGCTTTTTGTGGCCCCAGATTTCCGCCACTTGAAAGTTGGTGAGCGGCTACTGACAGAAATGCGCCAGTATGCAACCGAACCACTCACGTTGAAGTGTGTGATGGCCAACGAAAATGCCCTGCGATTTTATGCGCAAGTAGGGTTTCGAATTGTCAAAGCAGATGCGGACGCGCTCCCACCAAATTATACGTTGCGTGATACGCATACTGAGCAGTACGTGGCATTAGTGGATGTTATGGCCAATGAACGCAAGCTTAATTAA
- a CDS encoding phenolic acid decarboxylase: MTKTFKTLDDFLGTHFIYTYDNGWEYEWYAKNDHTVDYRIHGGMVAGRWVTDQKADIVMLTEGIYKISWTEPTGTDVALDFMPNEKKLHGTIFFPKWVEEHPEITVTYQNEHIDLMEQSREKYATYPKLVVPEFANITYMGDAGQNNEDVISEAPYKEMPNDIRNGKYFDQNYHRLNK; this comes from the coding sequence ATGACAAAAACTTTTAAAACACTTGATGACTTTCTCGGCACACACTTTATCTACACTTATGATAACGGCTGGGAATACGAGTGGTACGCCAAGAACGACCACACCGTTGATTACCGAATCCACGGTGGGATGGTTGCCGGTCGTTGGGTCACTGATCAAAAAGCTGACATCGTCATGTTGACCGAAGGCATTTACAAAATTTCTTGGACTGAACCAACTGGGACTGACGTTGCACTAGACTTCATGCCCAATGAGAAGAAACTACACGGTACGATTTTCTTCCCAAAGTGGGTTGAAGAACACCCTGAAATTACGGTCACTTACCAAAACGAACACATCGATTTAATGGAACAGTCTCGTGAAAAGTATGCCACTTATCCAAAACTAGTTGTACCCGAATTTGCCAATATTACTTACATGGGCGACGCCGGCCAAAACAACGAAGATGTAATCAGTGAAGCACCTTACAAAGAAATGCCGAATGATATTCGCAACGGCAAGTACTTTGATCAAAACTACCATCGTCTAAATAAGTAA
- a CDS encoding DegV family protein, whose translation MKTAIVTDSASYLSAADVEKYHIHVVPITVIFGHQTYLENVEITSKEFYERMRTAPELPTTTQITLGQMQTTYDQLAKAGYDAVISIHLSSGITSFITNLESYLPNVTNIKVYPFDSLITAGGEAYMVLLAAKLVAEGYSPEQVIAQLKKIRETTGVYFVVDNLSHLVRTGRLSNASGLVGNLLRIKPVLTFQDGKIVAIQKERTMRRAYAAIKAKLAAEIAAVDYPLRVTIENGNNPKLQAEWTADLKASFPDLTIDEGEIGPVVGVHVGEGVMGLIWARDWEKWTI comes from the coding sequence ATGAAAACCGCAATTGTAACGGATAGCGCAAGCTACCTCTCAGCGGCCGATGTTGAAAAGTATCATATTCACGTCGTCCCAATTACTGTTATTTTTGGTCACCAAACCTACTTAGAAAACGTCGAAATAACGTCCAAAGAATTTTATGAACGAATGCGTACCGCGCCTGAGTTACCAACGACCACTCAGATTACCCTTGGTCAGATGCAAACGACTTATGATCAGCTGGCAAAGGCGGGCTATGATGCTGTCATTAGTATCCATCTTTCTTCTGGTATCACCAGCTTTATTACTAATCTCGAAAGTTACCTGCCAAACGTAACCAACATCAAGGTTTATCCGTTTGATTCACTAATTACGGCTGGTGGAGAAGCTTACATGGTCTTGTTAGCTGCTAAATTAGTCGCTGAAGGATACTCACCCGAACAAGTTATTGCTCAGCTCAAAAAAATCCGTGAAACAACCGGCGTATATTTTGTTGTCGATAATCTCAGTCACTTGGTTCGGACTGGTCGGCTCTCAAACGCTTCTGGACTCGTTGGCAACCTCTTACGCATTAAACCCGTTCTGACCTTTCAAGATGGCAAGATCGTCGCTATTCAAAAAGAACGAACGATGCGGCGGGCATACGCAGCCATCAAAGCCAAGCTAGCTGCTGAGATTGCTGCCGTTGACTATCCACTTCGCGTCACAATCGAAAACGGCAACAATCCGAAACTCCAAGCCGAATGGACAGCTGACTTGAAGGCTAGCTTTCCTGATCTCACCATCGATGAAGGCGAGATCGGTCCCGTCGTTGGGGTTCACGTTGGAGAAGGCGTCATGGGACTGATTTGGGCGCGTGACTGGGAAAAATGGACCATTTAG
- a CDS encoding universal stress protein: MENQKMQEPLVYRRILLTVDEDDNTSSERAFRYATTLAHDYDVPLGICSVLESEDINIFDSLTPSKIQAKRKHVEDVVAEYVQLAEQRGVNQVEPLVYEGGDVDDVILEQVIPEFKPDLLVTGADTEFPHSKIAGAIGPRLARKAPISVIVVR, encoded by the coding sequence ATGGAAAATCAAAAAATGCAAGAGCCACTTGTCTATCGGCGAATTTTACTGACCGTTGATGAGGACGATAATACCTCTTCAGAACGTGCGTTTCGATACGCAACGACTTTGGCCCACGACTATGATGTTCCGTTAGGAATTTGTTCGGTGCTGGAAAGCGAAGATATCAATATCTTTGATTCATTAACACCGTCGAAGATCCAAGCTAAACGGAAACACGTTGAAGATGTTGTTGCTGAGTATGTTCAGCTTGCAGAACAACGAGGCGTTAATCAAGTAGAGCCGCTTGTCTATGAAGGCGGTGATGTGGATGACGTCATTTTAGAGCAAGTTATTCCAGAATTTAAACCAGATCTATTAGTGACCGGTGCCGATACTGAATTTCCACATTCTAAGATTGCTGGGGCAATTGGTCCGCGTTTGGCCCGAAAAGCACCTATTTCAGTTATCGTTGTTCGGTAA
- the rbsD gene encoding D-ribose pyranase, protein MKKTKVINSDLSRVIATMGHFDKLSIGDAGMPVPSSTEKIDLAVDNGIPSFMQVLNNVLEELEVQRIYLAEEIKVQNPKMLTAIKKRLPDTPITFIPHEEMKKDLADCKAFVRTGEMTPYSNILLESGVTF, encoded by the coding sequence ATGAAAAAAACAAAAGTTATTAATTCAGATTTGTCACGAGTTATTGCAACGATGGGCCATTTCGATAAGTTGAGTATTGGTGATGCTGGCATGCCAGTACCAAGTTCAACCGAAAAAATCGATTTAGCCGTTGATAATGGTATTCCTAGTTTTATGCAAGTCTTGAATAACGTCTTGGAAGAGCTTGAAGTACAACGAATCTATTTGGCAGAAGAAATTAAAGTTCAAAATCCTAAGATGTTGACGGCCATCAAGAAGCGCTTACCAGACACCCCAATTACCTTCATTCCACATGAAGAAATGAAGAAGGACTTGGCTGACTGCAAGGCCTTTGTTCGGACTGGTGAAATGACACCTTATTCAAATATTCTATTGGAAAGTGGCGTTACTTTTTAA
- the rbsR gene encoding ribose utilization transcriptional repressor RbsR produces the protein MKNKAVTIKDVARLAERSIATVSQILNGHGDKFSAATVAKVEAARDELNYEPDYFAQRMIKKTSKTIGVLVPDIRNPFFGELLRGIENVLYQQNFITMLCNADLDEDKERVYLDELSRRGVDGFIIASSAVSNNAINDILRQKGHPFIVLDQKRAEGFSDSVLTDDYDGGRQAAQHLKDLGHRQVAVLIPAKPSANVQKRLSGFYSVYPRTAVHVIATPLSKVGGRQVVPEILATGVTGIFAVNDEIAFGVYLGMAEHDKRIPDDYSVIGYDDVEMCQYVAPQLTTIAQPIFELGQTTANQLLDRIANPQQPWEEHHLPVKLIERNSTAHLN, from the coding sequence ATGAAAAATAAGGCAGTCACAATCAAAGATGTTGCGCGCCTTGCAGAACGCTCAATTGCGACCGTGTCACAAATTTTAAACGGGCATGGTGATAAGTTTAGTGCGGCGACGGTTGCTAAGGTGGAAGCGGCCCGGGATGAATTAAATTATGAGCCCGATTACTTTGCTCAGCGGATGATTAAGAAGACCAGCAAAACAATTGGGGTCCTTGTGCCTGATATCCGGAATCCCTTTTTTGGTGAGCTACTTCGAGGCATTGAAAATGTCTTGTATCAGCAAAATTTCATCACGATGTTGTGTAATGCTGATCTGGATGAAGACAAAGAACGCGTCTATTTGGATGAACTCAGCCGCCGGGGTGTGGATGGCTTTATTATCGCAAGTTCGGCCGTTTCCAATAATGCGATTAATGATATTCTACGGCAAAAGGGTCACCCATTTATCGTCTTAGACCAAAAGCGCGCCGAAGGGTTCAGTGATTCTGTGTTGACTGATGACTATGATGGGGGGCGGCAAGCTGCTCAACACTTAAAAGATTTGGGACACCGGCAAGTCGCCGTTCTTATTCCAGCAAAACCGTCAGCCAATGTCCAAAAGCGGCTTAGTGGTTTTTATAGTGTGTATCCGCGGACAGCGGTACATGTCATCGCGACGCCGCTTTCTAAAGTGGGTGGTCGCCAAGTTGTTCCGGAAATTTTGGCGACTGGGGTTACGGGGATCTTTGCAGTCAATGACGAAATCGCATTCGGTGTATACTTAGGCATGGCTGAACATGATAAGCGGATACCGGATGATTACAGTGTCATTGGCTATGACGATGTCGAAATGTGCCAATATGTCGCGCCACAGCTTACAACCATCGCACAACCGATTTTTGAGTTGGGGCAAACGACAGCCAACCAGTTACTCGACCGTATTGCTAATCCGCAGCAGCCATGGGAAGAACACCACTTACCAGTTAAATTAATTGAAAGAAATTCGACGGCACATTTGAATTAA
- a CDS encoding C1 family peptidase, with protein sequence MATELTPDALAALRTTHAQDRMAPVLTRAITKNGIEAASFDNQAASRLARTFSVEVPTGKVSNQKHSGRCWEFSLLNTLRHKFATRYHVKDFELSQNYLFFWDKIERANIFYRNVEQTARQPIDDRLVQFLFANPGEDGGQWAMAASLVQKYGVVPASVMPESFNTDNTTAFQASLSRQLRKDGLKLRQLVMDGASEAELQSLEKSMLQTVYRMTAYSFGEPPTSFDLEYRDDEQQYHRTANLTPQQFYQDYFETDLDDYVVVTNSPDKPFNRLYSLPDEDNVIGGKPIEFLNLDMGVLTDVAVQQLQAGETVWFGNDVLRQMDRKTGYLDAHLFETGKLFGTNDHLTKAQRLLTGEGEVSHAMTLTGVDLVADTPTKWKVENSWGEQVGDQGYFVMSQDWFNEYVYEVVVHKHFLAPEFQALLNERAQRLPAWDPLH encoded by the coding sequence ATGGCAACTGAACTAACACCGGATGCACTTGCCGCTTTACGGACAACGCATGCGCAGGATCGAATGGCACCAGTATTGACGCGAGCGATTACGAAGAATGGGATTGAGGCTGCAAGTTTTGATAATCAAGCTGCGAGTCGCTTAGCACGGACTTTTTCTGTTGAAGTACCAACGGGTAAGGTCAGTAATCAGAAGCACAGCGGTCGTTGCTGGGAGTTTTCATTATTAAACACGCTCCGGCATAAGTTTGCGACCCGGTATCACGTCAAAGACTTTGAGTTATCACAAAACTATTTGTTTTTCTGGGATAAGATTGAAAGGGCTAATATTTTTTATCGGAATGTTGAACAAACGGCGCGTCAGCCGATTGATGACCGGCTTGTTCAGTTCTTATTTGCTAATCCGGGCGAAGATGGTGGTCAGTGGGCGATGGCGGCCAGCTTGGTTCAAAAGTATGGCGTCGTTCCAGCTAGTGTGATGCCAGAGTCCTTCAACACTGATAATACGACGGCATTTCAAGCCAGTTTATCACGGCAGCTTCGTAAAGATGGGTTAAAACTTCGGCAACTCGTGATGGATGGTGCAAGCGAGGCCGAGCTACAATCACTGGAGAAATCAATGTTGCAAACGGTCTATCGGATGACGGCGTACTCATTTGGTGAACCACCAACTAGCTTTGATTTAGAATATCGTGATGATGAGCAACAGTACCATCGTACGGCTAATTTAACGCCTCAGCAATTCTATCAGGACTACTTTGAAACTGATCTGGATGATTACGTGGTCGTTACTAATTCACCAGATAAGCCGTTTAATCGACTTTATAGCTTGCCAGACGAGGATAACGTGATTGGTGGTAAGCCTATCGAATTTTTGAACCTTGATATGGGTGTGCTGACGGACGTTGCTGTGCAACAGTTACAGGCTGGCGAAACGGTTTGGTTTGGCAACGATGTGTTGCGACAGATGGACCGGAAGACGGGATACTTGGATGCTCATTTATTTGAAACTGGCAAGTTATTTGGAACCAACGATCATCTGACTAAGGCGCAACGGCTGTTAACAGGTGAAGGTGAAGTTAGCCATGCCATGACGTTAACCGGCGTTGACTTAGTGGCTGATACGCCAACTAAGTGGAAGGTCGAAAATAGTTGGGGTGAGCAAGTAGGTGATCAAGGCTACTTCGTAATGAGCCAAGATTGGTTTAATGAGTACGTCTATGAAGTAGTTGTTCACAAGCATTTCTTGGCACCGGAATTTCAGGCGCTGCTTAACGAACGTGCACAGCGGCTACCCGCATGGGATCCGTTGCACTAG
- the adhE gene encoding bifunctional acetaldehyde-CoA/alcohol dehydrogenase yields the protein MIKTEKNQTSKVTDEVDQLVQRSKKALAILKSYTQAQIDDLCEKVAVAALDNHMKLAKLAVEETGRGVVEDKAIKNIYASEYIWNSMRHDKTVGVIKEDDEEQLMEIAEPVGIVAGVTPVTNPTSTTVFKTLISLKGRNTIVFGFHPQAQKCSSAAADVMREAIKAAGGPADAVLYIEHPSIEATDALMHHTDVATILATGGPSMVTAAYSSGKPALGVGPGNGPTYVEKTADIKQAVNDIVLSKTFDNGMICASENSAIIDKEIYAEVKAEFIRLGCYYVKPKDVQALSDAVIDPNRHTVRGPVAGKTAYQIAQMAGLKDVAKDCRVLIAEINGVGIKYPLSGEKLSPVLTVYKADSHEAAFKRANELLHYGGLGHTAGIHTTDDALVKEFGLQMPACRILVNTPSSVGGLGNIYNNMAPSLTLGTGSYGGNSISHNVTDMDLINIKTVAKRRNNMQWVKMPPKVYFERNSVRYLEHMAGIKKVFLVCDPGMVEFGYADRVTAVLNKRTDPVDIDIFSEVEPNPSTDTVYKGVARMKAFKPDTIIALGGGSAMDAAKGMWLFYEHPEASFLGAKQKFLDIRKRTYKVPVSEKVTYIGIPTTSGTGSEVTPYAVITDSKTHVKYPITDYAMQPDIAIVDPQFVETVPKRTTAWTGLDVITHATEAYVSTMASDFTRGWSIQALQLAFKYLKASYDGDKMAREKMHNASTLAGMAFANAFLGINHSIAHKLGGEFNLPHGLAIAITYPQVVRYNAEIPTKLAMWPKYNHNTALADYANIARALGLPGKTDEELKESLVKAYIDLAHSMDVTLSLKANRVEKKHFDATVDELAELAYEDQCTTANPREPLISELKAIIEREWDGQGTEK from the coding sequence ATGATTAAGACAGAAAAAAATCAAACAAGCAAAGTTACTGACGAAGTTGATCAATTAGTTCAACGTTCTAAGAAAGCATTAGCTATTTTGAAGTCATATACCCAAGCACAAATCGATGATTTATGTGAAAAGGTTGCGGTTGCCGCACTGGACAATCATATGAAGTTAGCCAAGTTGGCGGTTGAGGAAACCGGTCGGGGTGTTGTTGAAGATAAGGCGATTAAGAACATCTACGCCAGCGAATATATCTGGAACAGCATGCGCCATGATAAGACAGTCGGCGTCATTAAAGAAGACGATGAAGAGCAACTAATGGAAATTGCTGAACCAGTTGGTATCGTAGCCGGGGTTACACCCGTAACGAATCCAACTTCAACAACGGTTTTCAAGACGTTGATCTCATTAAAGGGGCGTAACACGATCGTCTTTGGTTTCCATCCTCAAGCTCAGAAATGTAGTTCTGCGGCTGCTGATGTGATGCGGGAAGCGATTAAAGCTGCTGGTGGTCCAGCTGATGCTGTTTTATACATCGAACACCCAAGCATTGAAGCAACCGACGCCTTGATGCACCATACGGATGTTGCGACGATCTTGGCTACCGGTGGTCCAAGTATGGTGACAGCCGCTTACTCATCAGGTAAACCAGCACTGGGTGTTGGTCCTGGTAACGGCCCAACTTATGTTGAAAAAACAGCTGACATTAAGCAGGCGGTTAACGACATTGTTTTATCGAAGACGTTTGATAATGGGATGATTTGTGCTTCTGAAAATAGTGCCATTATCGACAAGGAAATTTATGCTGAAGTTAAAGCTGAATTTATTCGTTTGGGTTGCTACTACGTTAAACCTAAAGATGTGCAAGCCTTGAGTGATGCTGTCATTGATCCTAACCGGCACACAGTTCGTGGTCCAGTTGCTGGTAAAACAGCTTATCAAATCGCACAAATGGCTGGCTTGAAAGATGTCGCTAAGGACTGCCGGGTCTTGATTGCGGAGATTAATGGTGTCGGTATCAAGTACCCATTATCCGGCGAAAAATTATCACCAGTTCTGACCGTTTACAAAGCGGATTCGCATGAAGCGGCGTTCAAACGGGCTAATGAATTACTTCACTATGGTGGCTTAGGCCATACTGCTGGGATTCATACGACCGATGATGCATTGGTCAAAGAATTTGGCTTACAAATGCCAGCTTGCCGGATCTTAGTTAACACGCCATCTTCAGTTGGTGGGTTAGGTAACATCTACAATAACATGGCGCCTTCATTAACTCTGGGCACGGGATCGTATGGTGGCAACTCGATTTCTCATAACGTTACAGATATGGATCTGATTAATATCAAAACTGTGGCAAAACGGCGTAATAACATGCAATGGGTCAAAATGCCTCCCAAAGTCTACTTCGAACGCAATTCCGTTCGCTACTTGGAACACATGGCCGGGATTAAGAAGGTTTTCCTAGTTTGTGATCCTGGGATGGTTGAATTTGGCTATGCTGATCGAGTAACGGCGGTCTTGAACAAGCGGACTGATCCGGTTGATATCGACATCTTCTCAGAAGTTGAACCGAACCCGTCGACTGACACAGTCTACAAAGGGGTTGCCCGGATGAAGGCCTTTAAGCCAGATACAATCATTGCACTCGGTGGTGGTTCTGCAATGGACGCCGCTAAGGGGATGTGGCTCTTCTATGAACACCCAGAAGCTTCCTTCTTAGGTGCTAAACAGAAGTTCCTGGATATCCGGAAGCGGACGTACAAAGTACCAGTATCCGAAAAAGTAACTTATATTGGGATTCCAACGACTTCTGGGACTGGTTCTGAAGTAACGCCATACGCGGTTATTACGGACTCCAAGACGCACGTCAAATACCCGATTACGGACTACGCAATGCAACCAGATATTGCGATCGTTGACCCACAATTTGTTGAAACGGTGCCAAAGCGGACGACGGCTTGGACTGGTCTCGACGTAATTACCCACGCAACCGAAGCATATGTTTCAACGATGGCTTCTGACTTCACACGCGGCTGGTCAATTCAAGCCTTGCAATTAGCCTTCAAGTACTTGAAAGCTTCTTATGATGGTGACAAGATGGCTCGTGAGAAGATGCACAATGCCTCAACGTTAGCTGGGATGGCCTTTGCCAATGCCTTCTTGGGTATCAACCACTCGATCGCCCATAAATTAGGCGGGGAATTCAACTTACCACACGGATTGGCAATTGCGATCACTTATCCGCAAGTCGTTCGTTACAATGCTGAAATCCCAACGAAGTTAGCAATGTGGCCGAAGTACAACCATAATACTGCCTTAGCCGACTATGCCAACATTGCCCGGGCCTTAGGGTTACCAGGCAAGACCGACGAAGAACTCAAAGAAAGCTTAGTTAAAGCTTACATTGACTTGGCTCACTCAATGGATGTGACCTTATCCTTGAAAGCTAACCGGGTCGAAAAGAAGCACTTTGACGCCACCGTCGACGAATTAGCCGAACTGGCCTATGAAGACCAATGCACGACCGCTAACCCACGCGAACCTTTAATCAGTGAATTAAAGGCGATTATTGAACGTGAATGGGACGGCCAAGGTACTGAAAAATAG
- a CDS encoding helix-turn-helix domain-containing protein, with product MGIFSERLKEAMQQANITSAQLSKQTGIGRSSISQWLSNKYVAKHDKVTALATVLNVSPDWLLGTTDVATAVAPEAVPIPVSVTPTPAVDPELITLWEQLDTKQRSKLIKKARKLLTKSAEQPNTKRKKNKKKKKGKKRK from the coding sequence ATGGGAATATTTTCAGAACGATTAAAAGAAGCGATGCAACAAGCGAACATAACCTCTGCTCAGTTATCTAAACAAACGGGAATTGGTCGTTCATCAATCAGCCAGTGGTTAAGTAATAAATACGTGGCTAAACATGATAAGGTTACGGCGTTAGCGACGGTACTGAATGTGTCGCCAGATTGGCTGCTAGGTACGACTGATGTTGCAACAGCGGTGGCCCCGGAAGCGGTACCGATTCCAGTATCGGTCACGCCAACCCCTGCCGTTGACCCCGAATTAATAACATTGTGGGAACAGCTGGATACCAAACAACGATCTAAGTTGATCAAAAAGGCACGGAAGTTGTTGACTAAGTCGGCCGAACAGCCCAACACAAAGCGGAAAAAGAACAAGAAAAAGAAAAAAGGCAAGAAACGGAAATAA
- the rbsK gene encoding ribokinase — protein MNTVTVIGSINLDRTIRVENMPKPGETIHTKEIFSAGGGKGANQAVAAQRSGANTHFIGAVGDDAAGKTMLDLLTQEKINLAGITKMTNQSTGQAYVTVDDAGENQIMIHGGANMAFTPADVEAHRDIIETSDFVVAQFESAVDSTVEAFKIAQAAGVRTILNPAPAMEKVPAELLAVTDMIVPNETETETLTGIAITDEVSMLKASAALHALGISAVIITIGSKGAFYDIDGRHGIVPAFKVEAVDTTSAGDTFIGAMSSVLNKDFSNLEDAIRYGNRASSIAVQRFGAQPSIPYKNEITAAEGK, from the coding sequence ATGAATACGGTAACCGTTATTGGGAGTATCAACTTAGACCGGACGATTCGGGTTGAAAACATGCCAAAGCCTGGCGAAACGATTCACACTAAGGAAATCTTTTCAGCCGGTGGTGGTAAGGGCGCGAACCAGGCCGTCGCAGCGCAACGTTCTGGTGCTAATACCCACTTTATTGGTGCGGTTGGTGACGATGCTGCTGGTAAAACCATGCTTGATTTATTGACGCAGGAAAAGATCAACTTGGCAGGGATCACAAAGATGACTAATCAATCGACAGGTCAAGCTTACGTCACGGTTGATGATGCCGGTGAAAACCAAATTATGATTCATGGTGGTGCCAACATGGCCTTTACGCCAGCAGACGTTGAAGCCCACCGTGATATCATTGAAACTAGTGATTTTGTGGTTGCACAATTTGAAAGCGCTGTCGATAGTACGGTCGAAGCCTTTAAAATTGCACAGGCCGCTGGCGTAAGAACAATCTTGAATCCCGCTCCAGCCATGGAAAAAGTCCCCGCTGAACTTTTAGCAGTTACTGACATGATTGTACCAAATGAGACGGAAACGGAAACTTTGACTGGGATTGCAATCACCGATGAAGTCAGCATGTTAAAGGCGTCCGCTGCATTACACGCCCTCGGTATTTCAGCTGTTATCATTACGATTGGTAGTAAGGGTGCGTTTTATGATATCGATGGGCGACATGGTATCGTACCAGCTTTTAAAGTCGAAGCCGTGGATACGACTTCAGCCGGAGATACGTTTATTGGCGCGATGAGTAGTGTGTTAAATAAAGATTTTAGTAATCTTGAAGATGCGATTCGCTATGGTAACCGGGCGTCATCGATTGCCGTACAACGTTTCGGTGCGCAACCATCAATTCCTTATAAAAATGAAATTACAGCCGCGGAGGGTAAATAA